In Alicyclobacillus macrosporangiidus CPP55, a single window of DNA contains:
- the argS gene encoding arginine--tRNA ligase, with amino-acid sequence MYEQKQSIAGLVADRLGVAADDVWTAIEYPPDPKLGDLALPCFRFAKTLRKAPQAIAADAAEVLRQSSLFARVDVAGGYVNVTLRRGPVAAGVIDQAQRDVAALFSRRRHTGRRAAVDYSSPNIAKPFGVGHLRSTMIGQSICRLLAADGFEVIGINHLGDWGTQFGKNIVAYLKWGDEETVRRDPVKELFRLYVRFHEEAKDKPELEDEARAWFKRLEDGDEEATRLWKWFIAESLKAFEQTYRRLGVRFDHFLGESFYNDKMDAVVEELRQRGLLTESGGAEVVDLSAWNMPPCIIRKSDGATIYATRDLAAALYRHDVLGATDLIYVVGAEQKLHFAQVFKVLELMGRDWAARCHHIAFGMMKYNGERLSTRRGKVVYLEEVLERAVQEARAIIEEKNPGLPDKDRVAEAVGIGAVVFNDLKNNRLHDVDFRWEDVLNFDGETGPYVQYTHARACSVLRRAEAEGVPVGSPPVLADEALADSEWHLVHQLAQSNECLERAVDGFDPSVIARHVLDVCHAFNRFYHDAPILGAKDDLRAFRLALTDATRRVLAHGLYLLGLEAPEAM; translated from the coding sequence ATGTACGAGCAAAAACAGAGCATCGCCGGCCTGGTGGCAGACAGGCTCGGCGTCGCGGCAGACGACGTGTGGACGGCGATAGAATACCCGCCCGACCCGAAGTTGGGCGATCTGGCGTTGCCCTGCTTCCGCTTCGCGAAGACGCTGCGCAAGGCCCCGCAGGCCATCGCGGCCGATGCGGCGGAGGTGTTGCGGCAGTCGAGCCTGTTCGCGCGGGTGGACGTGGCGGGCGGGTATGTCAACGTGACGCTACGGCGCGGGCCTGTGGCCGCCGGCGTGATCGATCAGGCCCAGCGCGACGTCGCGGCCCTCTTCTCGCGCCGCCGCCACACAGGCAGGCGGGCGGCGGTCGACTACTCGTCGCCGAACATCGCGAAGCCCTTCGGCGTCGGCCATCTGCGGTCGACGATGATCGGCCAATCCATCTGCCGCCTGCTCGCGGCGGACGGGTTCGAGGTCATCGGCATTAACCACCTGGGCGACTGGGGGACCCAGTTCGGGAAGAACATCGTCGCCTACCTGAAGTGGGGCGACGAGGAGACGGTGCGCCGCGACCCGGTCAAGGAACTGTTCCGGCTGTACGTGCGTTTCCACGAGGAGGCAAAGGACAAGCCGGAGCTGGAGGACGAAGCGCGGGCCTGGTTCAAGCGCCTGGAGGACGGCGACGAGGAGGCCACGCGCCTGTGGAAGTGGTTCATCGCCGAAAGCCTGAAGGCGTTCGAGCAGACGTACCGGCGGCTCGGCGTGCGATTTGACCATTTCCTCGGCGAGAGCTTCTACAACGACAAAATGGACGCCGTCGTCGAAGAGCTGCGCCAGCGCGGGCTGCTCACCGAGAGCGGGGGCGCCGAGGTGGTCGATCTGTCCGCCTGGAACATGCCCCCCTGCATCATCCGCAAGTCGGACGGAGCCACCATCTACGCCACACGCGACCTGGCGGCGGCCCTGTACCGGCACGATGTGCTCGGGGCCACCGACCTCATCTACGTGGTCGGCGCGGAGCAGAAACTGCACTTCGCACAGGTGTTCAAGGTCCTCGAGCTGATGGGCCGCGACTGGGCGGCACGCTGCCACCACATCGCGTTTGGCATGATGAAGTACAACGGCGAGCGCCTCTCCACCCGCCGCGGCAAAGTGGTGTACCTGGAGGAGGTTTTGGAGCGCGCCGTGCAGGAGGCGCGGGCCATCATCGAGGAGAAAAACCCGGGCCTCCCGGACAAAGACCGGGTAGCGGAGGCGGTCGGCATCGGGGCGGTGGTGTTCAACGATCTCAAGAACAACCGCCTGCACGACGTGGATTTCCGCTGGGAGGACGTCCTCAACTTCGACGGCGAGACGGGGCCGTACGTCCAGTACACGCACGCCCGCGCCTGCAGCGTCCTGCGCCGGGCGGAAGCCGAGGGTGTTCCGGTGGGTTCCCCGCCGGTGTTGGCAGACGAGGCGTTGGCGGACAGCGAGTGGCACCTGGTGCACCAGCTGGCCCAGTCCAACGAGTGCCTGGAGCGGGCCGTCGACGGGTTCGATCCCTCGGTCATCGCCCGCCACGTCCTCGACGTGTGCCACGCCTTCAACCGGTTCTACCACGACGCCCCCATCCTCGGGGCGAAGGACGACCTGCGCGCCTTCCGCCTCGCCCTGACGGACGCCACCCGGCGGGTGCTGGCCCACGGCCTGTATCTCCTCGGCCTCGAGGCGCCGGAGGCGATGTAG